Genomic DNA from Oncorhynchus tshawytscha isolate Ot180627B linkage group LG04, Otsh_v2.0, whole genome shotgun sequence:
CTAGGCCTACTTACAGTATCCCTAAAAATATATTGTAAAATGGTGTGCCTATATACATATGAAGTCCATATGAGTGACAGATGTGGATTTGTTTTCCTTGTATCAGTGGGGAAAGGGAAACTACATGATTAAGTTAATAAACAAACAGTATATGCATACTATTCCTTCATCTGTGGTCACATAAACGTCATTATACATTTATTGCAGGCCAATGCCATCTCATCATGTTTAGGATAATGAAGTTTCCCTATTTTACTCACACACATCAAGTCCCATGACATTGGGCCTCGGGTTTATATAGTTCCATTTGAAATCACCGCCTGGAACACACCAGGGAATGTCTACGTAGTCTAAACCACATTGGGGCCTAAGTGCATCTGAAATGTATACAGGGTATGCCTATTTTATTAATTTGACAAACAAATATATCTATGTTTTGATAATAAAAAACACAACATTGGATTTTGATAAAATCCTGGCCATTGCATAACGCAATTTACGGAATACCCTGTGGGCCAATTAAATCAGATGACAATTTGAAGCAATTTCACTAATACACACTTGCATAACAGTCGTGGCAATATAGCATGGCGGATAATAGAGGCGCGAGCTGATGATAATGGCAATGATGACGATAATAATATATATCATACACAAATCATGTTTAGGCCTCAAAGTTCTCATGGAGAATTCGGGTGGAGAAGAGTGCACCGTGCTAAAGCTGAACATTCCACCTTCTTTCCACCACCTGCAGAATGCGCAAGCCCACAACAGCTCGCTCACTGCAGCTACAGCTTCTTGATTTATTACACTGCATAAAACACATTTAGGCTGTAGGCATATAACATATAAATAACACAGTATTCCAATTGTATAGTAGTCAGCCGTTTCAACGAAATTGAATAATGTACATTGATGTTGATTGACAGACGTGACAGCCAACCCCACATTGATTTAGATCAAAATGCATAGCTTGGTTAGCCTCAATGTAGCCGTAGCCTATTCATTCTACAGAATGGGTGCTTTTGCTTACCTCCAGCGTTCGTATTTCTTTTTGTGTCAAGTCGTTGGATGTGGCACATTTGGTCCTCAAACCCTCCAAGCTGGAAATGCTTATGTCTATCATATTTTGAACCAACTCGCACTGCTGCAAAGCTTTTTGCAAACTCAAATGCTGCTCGTCGCTTTTTGTCATATTCTCCTCGTCCATAGTTTGCGAGCAGTGGTCGTTTTTATGTGTAGTTCAACAAAAAATACTCTACTCGGGGACAAAAAGGTGGAAATAGCTCCATGTAATAAAGTACCCTGCAAAACGCCAGCCAGCGTGGTGTTATAATCTATTATATACACTGGTTTAGCAACGAGATGTGATCTATGTGAAAGTCGACTTCATTGCAATAGTCCTTGTATTCCAGGTGGTggttcatcaaggtgtttctgatTGAGCCTGGTACTGATGCTGAGGGCTATATCGTCAAACACATTATGCAGATAGCCTAGGCTATACCTCCTCAACAGAAATACAAGTCAGAACACAACCGATCAAGCCTTATCTAATAAATCCAGTCAGCGTTCTGTTTGTTCATTTCAAATAAAAATCATAACTGATCAATAACACTAAAGCAGCTTCTTATAATCATTTTAAACGTGATGCTGTGTGGATTGGGTACAGGTTCTACCGTCACACATGCCAGCAGCTGCATCCCGGTTCGCTCCCACCACCACACCGACATGTTTCACGTCAATCAAATCCACAGCAACAGCATTGCCCATGGAAGCTGCGGGAGAAGGGGGGGCACAGTTTGGGGCACCATCAACGAGTGATGCTGCATGTAGGAGGAGTTATCGCGAGATTATATCCGTGCAGTGAGCGTGAACTCAGTTTTAACTTCATACCAGTAGGTAGTTTCCATCATCAGCTCCACATTATAATTGGAATGTATTGTCATTTTTCACCAAACCAAATTGGGATACATTTTTTTATCTAGGCTTTTCTACATCTGCCCTTTTAAGGCTACTTGTATCTTGgtcaatccacacacacacacacagatgtggtAGTAAAAAATAACTGATCACTGCTTGCAGTGAAAAAGTTTAtactttcaatacattttttaacaAAAGGTGAGCAAGCTGTTGTGCAAAAAAAGTacttgtgtttaccctccactgcacacacacaataaccataCATTTTGTTACAATTGTATACTCCAAATTAACTGCAAATTATTGCCTGTATGTCCAAATTAAATCACAGAACGCTGAGTGAGCCTGAGTAGGCCAGGCCAACATCTCTCACTGAATTATACTTTATGACAGCTCTTTCTCTTCTGTGGGTGGGGGGAAATAAACAGGTGGGCGATATAGAGCGTTACGAGTGTCATCTTGAACGAGGCAGGTAGTGGGGAACCAGTGATTATGACATTTCCTCCATCACCTGCAGAGGCAGACAGCATTGTGTCTCACTGCTGGACTGAACAGGCATGGTGCTGTGTGTTGTGCTGCCTGCTGGAAATCCCTCATCACACAAGTAAAAAGTGATACTTGGCTTCCAAGGCTACACTACATTGCCCAGTTTCTAGTGAATTCTAGAATGAGGTCTGTGTTGCGCCTAATGTAGAGTATGTGATCAGAAATACAGCTAATCAAGCACAAACAGGCAATCAAAAGAGTTTATTGTAGGCTGTCTGAGCCTCCAACAAGACTCTTTGGGTTAATGATTTTTGGCACCCTATTTTGTCTCTTGAATTAAGTACTTTGATTCAACTGCCAGATTAAAAGACAAATGTCAATCACTTTTTGATAAGAGCGCATCTAAGTGCTACTAGGCTACATTTGCATGCATGCAGTGAGTCAAATGTATTCCCAAATGATTAGCATACCTGTCTGTACAATCCAACTAACAGTATACATTGTGGACCACAATATCTCATACAATTAGTTTTTAAACTTGAGACCTCACCAACACACTTTGTTTGCATTCATGGTCACGATAAACCCAATTTTGCCTTTGGTAACTAGGGGAAACTGGCAGGGGGGCCACAACTAAATTTAAGTCAATCGTGGGGTTACCTCTCCCACCAATGCACTCTACAATGGAATGATTAACTTCATTTTAAAAGCCTTTGGCGTTTCGGTAGAAAACGAGACACGCTTAAACAAAGTGAGTAGCTTCTGGCGTGTTTTTGCGATTCACCGTTTAACTGAAAATGATCCTAGCACAGCTGAAAGTGATGACCACTTCCGCTTTACTTCCGGATTGAGGCTCGTATTGTTTGAGAATGGGCGTCAATACTATGTAAAATTTATGAACACCGCGTGGTCATTTAGCTCAAATATGACCATGTCAGAATTTGCCCCATGTACTACTTTCGAGTAGTCCTTTTCGTCGTTAAAGGACCCGTCCCTTTAATGTGGTAGATCTGTAGTGAATAAAATGCACAAAAACCGTAATACATCACATCAACGCTGTTTCGTTATTTTGAAATGGCAGAATGGCTTCACTAATGACTGGTGAGATATTTTGTTTCAACAAATCGTTTTAATAGGCGCAATGAAGACAATTGACAAAAAATAATCTTAAATGTTGATGATACAGACCAGAAATACAAAATCGCCCCCAAGGTGGAATGTTATTGGGCAAGACCATGAACATGGTTTGTAAATCAATGGCCGACACACGTGGCTAAATGTAAAGATGCTCGAGCTAGATACTTAAACACAGAATAGGACTAAGATTACAACAAAAGTCTTTCGGTCAACACGGACATTTCTTGAAGAGTCAGCCAAATGATCTTGAATCGGAGTGTTACTCGTTTACAGCATAGCTAGCTGTCGTAACTGTCCCTGTAGGAGCCTCAAGAGGTACCCGTAGCCTCCCTAGGCCCTAATTATTGTCCCTGTAGCCACCGCCGGAGGAGTATCCACCGCCTCGGCCTCCACCACCGCCGCCGCTCCTGTATCCGCCACCACCTCCGTAACCCCGGTCTTCGCCACCATAGCTACGGCCACCGCCGCCACCATATCCACCGCCGCCACCACCATATCCACCACCGCCTCGGGAACCTCTGAATCCACCGCCTCCTCCACCGCCGCCACGACCGCCACCCTGGCCTGCCTCATTCACACGGATGGTTCTGCCGTCAAGAGACTGACCGTTCATTCCCTCCATTGCGTCCTTAGCATCCTCGGCATTGTCGTACTTCACAAAGCCGAATCCACGAGgccttcctgtttctctgtccatgatgacatcacatttTGCGATGTTTCCGTACTTGGAGAAAGCTTCCGCAAGAGATTGCTCTGTGGTGTCGAAGCTCAGGCCACCGACGAAAAGTTTTCCTTCGTCGGACATGTTTCTTTGTCTTTTACGAACAGAACGAGAAAAGCTGCTGCTTGGAGAGGTACGTCGTCGGAAAAGAAATGGAGGCTTGCCGCGAAATATTATAAAGATTAATTTGACTCCGCCCACATTAAATAAACGGATACGATTGGTTGCAAACATGCCGTAAAACCTAGTTTAGTGACGTAAAACACATTTTGTTGAAGTGGAGCGCGCCAATAAAATTTTGCCGATTAGTGAAGCACTCTTTTCTTGCTAACTAAAATCAACGATGCAAATGGCAACGACTAGCAAGATACCGTTGCAGTCAAGAAATTTGCCGTGGTAAGTTGAATCAGCTAGCTAGTTTACGTGTTGCCAGCAAGGTAGTTTACGTTACGTTTAGCAGGATTTAGCTAGGGTtgtcactagttaacacagccacaaactGATAATTCTGGCTAAACCCCGCCCATTTCTACAAGTTATCTCCTTAAAATGATTTTagacctaaccacactgctaatcttaTTGTAAGATGTCAATGAATATGACGTTACTTTTCGTCCCGCTGACTTATTGTCCGACACCTACCAGCTCTACCAAGAACTGGTCCCTAGCCCGACCGCGGTCCCGCAATGTTATGTTAAATGTATGTGACGCAGTCCCGGTCCCAGCAATTTTTCAACCCCTAGTCAAGATCAAAATGCTCAAAAGAGATTCTCACGTAGCCAAATGTATTAGGTTATCGGTATTATTGGGCTTTATCAGCCAATAAGGGTAGAGGTAGTTTGAAAGAGAGTAGAGTTGGGGCGAAATATAGGAGAGCAAACACTTGACTTAAGCTACATTTTACATAACATTTAGAAGCGGAACAATTTGCAAACTGAGTAAAATATATGTGTTATTAATATTTAATTCCTGTCAATGTTTTATATaatgtttttctgaatcaaaacGGGCTTTAGGTGGGCGTGGCAAAGGGCGCAGTCGCCATATGACCTACAGATGCACATGCATTTTGCAGTATGTTGTTTTTGCCGGATCTCTAAACCCCATTTTCCGTACGGTCAGTTGGCGAAGATCAGTTGAGCCCTGTTCGACCAAAGCTAATATTAGAACAGATGAACGTTATTCTTTGGTCGTTTTACGGGTTTCATAGGCTGGCAGAGCTACCAACAGACTGGCGCGTAGAATGGCGCATTACAACAATTAATTCATTTATATTCTTCTGTCACATTCATCTCTAGCAACATCAATAAATTGAACTGGTTGTTTTCATATAGAGTACTGGTTTCAAATCACTAGCTTGCCCAGCATGATGGCATGCTAAATTATGCACAGAACAGTTATGTGTGTATTGATTTTGCGCCATTATGTTGGCTGGTTTGCAGTACCCAAGTGTAGTAATGATGAATTGTCCCAGTGTCATTCTTACAAGAGACACATTTCCATTTACACAATCGTCATGATCATTTTGGCCTCTGTATGGTCCTTCCCAATAGATCACTTTTACTTCCATCTGTACTGCCGCATGGTAATGCcacacattattgggcacagacaacaccACATCCGAATCAGGGTTATTTTGAGAGCAGGggatgaaagaggagcgattatgatagaggaaaccaagtctagatttaaccttaccctgcagctttgatatgtgctgagagaaggacagtgtaccgtctagccatactcccaaataCTTGCATGAGGAGAcgacctcaagctctaaaccctcagaggtaggaATCACatctgtggggagaggggcattcttcttaccaaactacatgacctttgttttggaggtgttcagaacaaggttaagggcataGAA
This window encodes:
- the LOC112248863 gene encoding glycine-rich RNA-binding protein 1, translated to MSDEGKLFVGGLSFDTTEQSLAEAFSKYGNIAKCDVIMDRETGRPRGFGFVKYDNAEDAKDAMEGMNGQSLDGRTIRVNEAGQGGGRGGGGGGGGFRGSRGGGGYGGGGGGYGGGGGRSYGGEDRGYGGGGGYRSGGGGGGRGGGYSSGGGYRDNN